Genomic segment of bacterium:
AAGCTCGAGCCGCCTCAGCCTGGCAGCGCACACGTGGTCGGACGAAGAGCGCCGACGAGTGCAGACGTCGCTCGCGTGGATGGAACGCATCGAACTCGGCGGCGGCATCACCATCGCCGCGGCGGCCGTCGCGATGATCCTCGCTCTCGGCCGCCGGACGGTGCGATCCCTCGACTCCCTGCGCCAGCGGATCCAGCGCATCGCCGATGGAGACCTCAGCGCGCACTGGGACGGTACCGATGGCGACGAGTTCCAGGCGCTCGAGCGCGACCTCGCGGCAATGGCCTCCGAAGTGGGCCGATCGGTGGACCAGATGGGGACCGCCGCCGGAGACGTCGGGCAGGCAGCGGAGTCCGCTCGAGAGTTCGCGGAGCGTTTCGGTCGTCGCTCCTACGAGCAGGTCGAGCGCGCGCAGTCGGCATTCGTTGCGGTGCAGGTCGCGGAACACGGCGTCGCCGCGATGAGGCAGTCTGCCCAGCAGCTGCGCGCGACGTCCGAAGAATCGACCACGGCTGCAATGCAGCTTCGGGGAGGCTCCAACGACCTCGCGCAGCAGGCTTCGATCCTGCTCGAGCGCGTCGAAGGCTCCGTCGCCACGACCGGTGAACTCGCAACGAGCGGCAATCAAATCGCGCGGCTCGCAGGAGACCTCTCGGAGACGATCAACGGAGTGCGACATGACGTCGACGAGGTCGCGCAAGCAGCTGACAACGTGGCCGCAGAGTGCGGCCGCGCAGACGAGCTTGCCGCCCTCTCACTCGAGCAGGCCGAGCGTGGGCGCGAGCATATCCTCGCGGCATCGCGAGGCATGAGCGCCGTTGCGAACGCGGAGCTGGGTGTGCGCACACAGATGCAAGAACTCACGGACCGCATCGACGAAGTCCGCGAACTCGCGAGCTTGATCGAGGACGTAGCCTCCGAAACAAGCCTGCTCGCCCTGAACGCCGCCATCATTTCCGCCCAGGCTGGCACGGAGGGCAGGGCCTTCGCCGTCGTTGCAGAAGAAATCGGCTCACTCGCAAAGCGCACAGCGGAGAGCACGCAGCGCATCCACGGAGTGGTAGACAGCGTATCCCGATTCGCGCGAGTCACGGAAGAAGCCGTTCAGGAGAGCGCCGAGGTCGTGGCCCGCGAGGAGAAACGTGCCCGGTCGGCGGTCGAGGTGCTCGACGAGATCCATGAAGGCGCGCGGGAAACCCAGGGCCGCGTCAGCGAGATCTCACAGGCGGCGGCGCGCCAAAGCGCGCTGTGCCTGCGCGGAACCGAGGGCATGCGAAGGCTCTCCGTGGGTGCGACAGAAATCGTGAGCTCGGCGCTCGAGCAGGCGGGCGCGACCCAGAGCCTCTCC
This window contains:
- a CDS encoding HAMP domain-containing protein gives rise to the protein MGRASVQGRIRWLCVISTLGFAAILAVGVLQRETSRRELGELDRTRTALQAELGVRHLLEALRGDILSLLLGKSQEAQQAQQEKLQGNLRALEQQMGAFESAVAGTGLEADARAVSAEIRDAIEIAEELRTVGADDRLRTISLLGAFQRRQLELGESSSRLSLAAHTWSDEERRRVQTSLAWMERIELGGGITIAAAAVAMILALGRRTVRSLDSLRQRIQRIADGDLSAHWDGTDGDEFQALERDLAAMASEVGRSVDQMGTAAGDVGQAAESAREFAERFGRRSYEQVERAQSAFVAVQVAEHGVAAMRQSAQQLRATSEESTTAAMQLRGGSNDLAQQASILLERVEGSVATTGELATSGNQIARLAGDLSETINGVRHDVDEVAQAADNVAAECGRADELAALSLEQAERGREHILAASRGMSAVANAELGVRTQMQELTDRIDEVRELASLIEDVASETSLLALNAAIISAQAGTEGRAFAVVAEEIGSLAKRTAESTQRIHGVVDSVSRFARVTEEAVQESAEVVAREEKRARSAVEVLDEIHEGARETQGRVSEISQAAARQSALCLRGTEGMRRLSVGATEIVSSALEQAGATQSLSAACATMSDVADVMRQASRQQDQRSEDLAASAEQVGGAAAEIDRALDDQLRINRETLPSLEEMIEHARTTSATLQVEIDTLVERCEGLRESLGTLRT